One window from the genome of Vicia villosa cultivar HV-30 ecotype Madison, WI unplaced genomic scaffold, Vvil1.0 ctg.002304F_1_1, whole genome shotgun sequence encodes:
- the LOC131638389 gene encoding uncharacterized protein LOC131638389: MTGKDEFVSYSPLPSNPNSYPYSYPYPQQNVVVLLPSYRPRSRRHHHHRTCLIYSAALLILLLIIAGIFILFPSDPEIHLARIRINHIGIRTNPKPVLDLSFSLTVKVRNRDFFSLTYDSLDVSVGYRGRQLGLVSSVGGARIKARDSSYVDVVLTVDGFEVIYDAFYLLQDIAKGVIPLETDTRVDGKLGLLFFDVPLKATVSCEVYVNLNKQTIVRQDCYPESLGITLDRNASIAAGETP, translated from the exons ATGACAGGAAAGGACGAGTTTGTTTCTTACTCGCCCCTTCCTTCCAACCCTAACTCCTACCCTTATTCCTATCCTTACCCGCAACAAAACGTCGTCGTTCTCCTTCCCTCTTACCGCCCTCGTTCCCGCCGCCACCACCACCACCGCACCTGTCTCATCTACTCCGCCGcactcctcatcctcctcctcatcATCGCCGGAATCTTCATCCTCTTTCCATCCGACCCGGAGATTCACCTCGCTCGTATCCGAATCAACCACATCGgaatccgaaccaatccaaaaccGGTTCTCGACCTATCGTTTTCCCTCACCGTGAAGGTTCGTAACAGAGACTTCTTCTCCCTTACATACGATTCCCTTGATGTTTCCGTCGGTTACCGTGGTCGTCAGCTAGGGTTGGTTTCCTCCGTCGGTGGTGCTCGGATTAAGGCGCGTGATTCTTCGTATGTTGACGTTGTGCTTACCGTTGATGGATTTGAAGTTATCTATGATGCTTTCTATCTGCTTCAAGATATTGCGAAAGGTGTGATTCCGTTGGAGACTGATACGCGTGTTGATGGGAAATTAGGGCTTCTCTTCTTCGATGTCCCGTTGAAG GCAACAGTGTCATGTGAAGTGTATGTGAATTTAAACAAGCAGACAATTGTACGGCAAGACTGCTATCCTGAG TCACTGGGTATTACACTGGATCGAAACGCAAGTATTGCAGCCGGAGAAACACCGTGA